In Amyelois transitella isolate CPQ chromosome 13, ilAmyTran1.1, whole genome shotgun sequence, a genomic segment contains:
- the LOC106138316 gene encoding nuclear protein 1 — MSEAFFDEYDYYNFDHDKHIFSGHSGKQRTKKEVNEHTNHFDPSGHSRKIVTKLVNTQNNKKASKH, encoded by the coding sequence ATGTCTGAGGCTTTCTTCGACGAGTACGACTACTACAACTTCGACCACGACAAGCACATCTTCTCTGGACACAGTGGCAAGCAACGCACCAAGAAGGAGGTGAACGAGCACACCAACCACTTCGATCCGTCCGGCCATTCCAGAAAGATCGTCACGAAGCTAGTCAACACTCAGAACAATAAGAAGGCGAGCAAGCATTAG